One genomic window of Paenibacillus xylanilyticus includes the following:
- a CDS encoding Gfo/Idh/MocA family protein, translating to MTRLKMAVIGLGKMGLHMIQQAKQAELNGSIELAAVCEAHDESLRNFAESHAEISAYSDYMQLLDEHEIDLLYIAVPPKFHYPVVMEALKRKIHVFCEKPLANSTEEAREMLEAAEQAGVVHAIHFSMPHEPSVLKLQELVEQRSIGAIRKIELILQFPQWPRAWQQNSWISSREQGGFILEVGIHWIHMIQHVFGPITEVSSEVQYPDNAEECEHEVQAVMKLEDGIRIQLNGIAHFAGKERVSMVVYGTEGTIALENWEELMMGPVGQPLAPVEVDESMGELPVLKHVIARIQGQPAKIYDFNDGYRAQLVLEALRNPEGNTIQISR from the coding sequence ATGACACGATTGAAAATGGCTGTGATCGGGTTAGGAAAGATGGGTTTACATATGATTCAACAGGCGAAGCAAGCCGAACTGAATGGAAGTATTGAGCTTGCAGCCGTATGTGAGGCACACGATGAATCGCTTAGGAACTTTGCTGAATCCCATGCGGAAATTAGCGCATACAGCGACTACATGCAGCTGCTGGATGAACATGAAATTGACCTATTGTACATTGCTGTACCGCCTAAATTTCATTATCCTGTCGTCATGGAGGCCTTAAAGCGGAAGATCCATGTGTTTTGCGAGAAACCGCTGGCGAACAGTACAGAAGAGGCGAGAGAAATGCTTGAGGCCGCAGAGCAGGCGGGGGTAGTCCATGCCATTCATTTCTCCATGCCTCACGAACCTTCTGTATTGAAGCTGCAGGAACTGGTGGAGCAGCGCAGCATAGGTGCGATTCGCAAAATAGAGCTGATTTTGCAATTCCCTCAGTGGCCGCGTGCATGGCAGCAGAATTCATGGATTTCAAGCCGTGAGCAGGGGGGCTTTATCCTTGAGGTGGGCATCCACTGGATCCATATGATACAGCATGTGTTTGGCCCAATTACAGAGGTAAGCAGCGAGGTCCAGTACCCCGATAATGCCGAAGAATGTGAACATGAGGTACAGGCGGTAATGAAGCTGGAGGATGGAATCCGTATTCAGCTTAATGGAATTGCTCATTTTGCAGGTAAGGAACGAGTATCCATGGTCGTTTACGGAACTGAAGGCACGATCGCTCTGGAAAACTGGGAAGAACTGATGATGGGGCCAGTTGGCCAGCCGCTTGCACCTGTAGAGGTAGATGAATCGATGGGAGAGCTGCCAGTTCTCAAGCATGTAATCGCTCGTATTCAGGGACAGCCGGCAAAAATCTATGATTTTAACGACGGATACCGTGCCCAATTGGTGTTGGAAGCTCTGCGTAATCCGGAGGGGAACACGATCCAGATCAGCCGCTAG
- a CDS encoding methyl-accepting chemotaxis protein, which translates to MKKKRIFKIFYKIGLGYLLVLAVLAGSILLIQNSIGQLQEELDYLVDHDMKVHALTYELEKNMVDMETGQRGYVITGQESYLDPYIEGKEKLVELKEQLAGLISDNPAQLTLLQDIHRSMNDWIQVAGEPVVSLRQANDLDSVRQFFATDPGKADMDEIRSSLITFRNNELALTESRTEALKQKNTILNWELYGALILVALISIFAALILSRAIVKNIRTVTHALNDIGSSNGDLTLRIATPMRDETRELAESANTMLFGLQQMMLDIQRNATVLSTASDRMDKGVADSHLASKEVATAMERVAEGADEQVALTQTMVAVIQQFQTGLSRVAASAADVAERAVRTESIATDGQQRIDNAVGKMGVIEQSFLSVQEAINDISKMSDQVINIADAMSGIARQTNLLALNAGIEAARAGENGRGFAVVAAEIRNLADQSATSAKEITSILETVVAGVHSTVDVVDESTAHVNEGLRTIEDAGHAFANITQHIHELSGQMMDVSAVVEEITSGSEAVMNSINEVSIVVEDTASATEEVSAMTEEQLASLQEMSDTSKQLNQMSDALDELVKRFKLA; encoded by the coding sequence ATGAAGAAAAAGAGAATTTTCAAAATTTTTTATAAAATCGGGCTGGGTTACCTGCTCGTATTGGCGGTACTGGCTGGAAGCATTCTACTGATTCAGAACAGTATTGGTCAGCTTCAGGAAGAGCTGGATTATCTCGTTGATCATGACATGAAAGTGCATGCCTTGACGTATGAATTGGAGAAAAACATGGTGGATATGGAGACCGGACAGCGTGGTTACGTGATCACTGGACAGGAAAGTTACCTGGATCCATACATAGAGGGAAAAGAAAAGCTAGTCGAGCTCAAGGAGCAGCTAGCGGGCCTTATCTCTGACAACCCGGCTCAATTGACATTATTGCAAGATATACATCGTTCCATGAATGACTGGATTCAAGTGGCCGGAGAGCCGGTTGTCTCCCTGCGTCAGGCTAATGATCTGGATTCCGTCCGTCAGTTTTTTGCAACAGATCCAGGCAAAGCAGATATGGACGAGATCCGCAGTTCCCTGATTACTTTCCGGAACAATGAACTGGCTCTGACAGAATCACGTACAGAGGCATTAAAACAGAAAAACACGATCCTGAACTGGGAACTCTACGGAGCCCTAATCCTTGTTGCCCTTATTTCCATCTTTGCGGCATTGATTTTGTCCCGTGCCATTGTCAAAAACATTCGTACTGTTACCCATGCGCTGAATGACATCGGTTCCTCCAATGGTGACCTGACCCTGCGCATCGCCACCCCGATGAGGGATGAGACAAGAGAACTCGCCGAGTCTGCGAATACGATGCTTTTTGGTTTGCAGCAAATGATGCTGGACATCCAGCGCAACGCAACAGTTCTCAGCACCGCATCGGATCGTATGGATAAAGGTGTGGCGGACAGCCACCTGGCCAGTAAAGAAGTAGCTACAGCCATGGAACGAGTAGCTGAAGGAGCAGATGAGCAGGTTGCTCTTACACAAACGATGGTCGCTGTAATTCAACAATTCCAGACCGGGCTCAGCCGGGTGGCCGCATCTGCTGCAGACGTGGCTGAACGGGCGGTACGCACCGAATCCATCGCCACCGATGGGCAGCAGCGTATTGACAATGCAGTTGGCAAAATGGGAGTTATTGAGCAATCCTTCCTCTCTGTGCAGGAAGCCATTAATGATATTTCCAAGATGTCCGATCAAGTTATCAACATTGCGGATGCCATGTCAGGGATCGCGAGACAAACCAATCTGCTCGCATTAAATGCCGGAATTGAGGCAGCACGTGCAGGAGAAAACGGACGAGGCTTCGCGGTTGTCGCAGCTGAGATTCGCAATCTTGCAGACCAAAGCGCCACATCAGCCAAGGAAATAACAAGCATATTGGAAACCGTGGTCGCAGGTGTTCATAGCACAGTGGATGTTGTGGACGAGAGCACGGCTCATGTTAACGAGGGACTGCGAACCATCGAGGACGCAGGCCATGCCTTCGCCAATATCACACAACATATACATGAACTCAGCGGTCAAATGATGGATGTATCCGCGGTGGTTGAAGAGATCACTTCGGGCAGTGAGGCTGTCATGAATTCCATTAACGAAGTATCGATCGTTGTGGAAGATACTGCATCTGCTACGGAGGAAGTATCCGCCATGACCGAAGAACAGCTTGCCTCCCTGCAGGAAATGAGTGACACTTCCAAACAGCTGAATCAAATGTCCGATGCACTCGACGAACTGGTAAAACGATTCAAGCTGGCTTAA
- a CDS encoding HAD hydrolase-like protein, with protein sequence MSKETVLRKPEAMIFDMDGTLFQTETLLLPAYQKLFDTLRAEGHFEGETPPEERMLGSLGMLLEDIWKVVMPEASEAAHRRADELLLQLEIEGLDQGSSQLYPHVKETLQALKEQGVRLFVASNGLEDYVKGVAFAHEIMPLFEGVYSAGQYKTPSKVNLVQILLEKHRIQDAWMVGDRSSDVEAGKMNGQTVIGCAYAGFGRDEELAGSDVLISDFTELTRLYREAE encoded by the coding sequence ATGAGTAAAGAGACTGTATTGCGAAAACCGGAAGCGATGATTTTTGATATGGATGGAACGTTGTTCCAGACAGAAACCTTGCTGTTGCCTGCTTACCAAAAGCTTTTTGATACACTGCGTGCCGAAGGACATTTCGAAGGGGAGACACCTCCCGAGGAACGGATGCTGGGAAGCTTGGGTATGCTGCTCGAGGATATATGGAAAGTGGTCATGCCGGAAGCCTCTGAAGCGGCACACCGTCGTGCAGATGAATTGCTGCTTCAATTGGAAATTGAGGGTCTTGACCAGGGTAGTTCCCAGCTTTACCCGCATGTAAAAGAGACGCTTCAAGCCCTCAAGGAACAAGGTGTTCGTTTGTTTGTTGCGAGTAATGGACTGGAGGACTATGTCAAAGGGGTTGCGTTTGCACACGAGATTATGCCTTTATTCGAAGGTGTATACAGTGCAGGGCAATATAAGACACCTTCCAAGGTAAACCTGGTGCAGATACTGCTTGAAAAACACCGGATTCAGGATGCCTGGATGGTAGGAGACCGCTCGTCCGACGTTGAAGCAGGAAAAATGAATGGGCAGACGGTCATTGGCTGTGCATATGCCGGCTTCGGTCGTGACGAAGAACTTGCTGGATCAGATGTATTAATCTCTGACTTTACCGAGCTTACTCGTCTATACAGAGAAGCTGAATAG
- a CDS encoding YheC/YheD family protein yields the protein MSSPVLGIMTLYLNEHRALEERSIYRRMILEGRKRGLDIYVFTPADVHPGGKQIEAMVFHSDKGWSREWRPFPDMIFDRCRIQRNRRFQQLLAFREKYGHMLFLNRPLRNKWTIHQTLSARSAFREHLPETVLFQDMSDVNRMLKASSLIYLKPINGTGGRGILRIERNSSEANMVLVQGRDQKRRIITPRKVHLSRLGSLLQHWNMKDKYLVQEGIQLQLPNGRVHDYRMLVQKNGEGEWELTGCAGRMGAEKSVTSNLHGGGQAVPMNRLMKQWITDEELRDEINATAEKLGISVASFLEDTYGDLCELALDLAIDKDGRIFLLEVNPKPAREVFARIGERNIYYKAITQPLEYALWVYRNRTASTPNKVKVTKPVTGKSTAARRSRKSRLK from the coding sequence GTGTCCTCACCTGTTCTAGGCATTATGACGTTGTACTTAAACGAACATCGCGCCTTGGAAGAACGGAGCATCTACCGCAGAATGATCCTTGAAGGACGCAAGCGGGGACTCGACATTTACGTGTTCACACCTGCGGATGTACATCCCGGTGGCAAACAGATCGAGGCGATGGTCTTCCATTCGGATAAGGGATGGTCCAGGGAATGGCGTCCATTTCCGGACATGATCTTCGACCGCTGCCGTATACAGCGAAATCGCAGATTCCAGCAGCTGCTCGCCTTTCGCGAGAAATACGGGCACATGCTTTTCCTAAACCGGCCGCTTCGCAATAAATGGACCATACATCAGACCCTCTCGGCAAGATCCGCCTTTCGTGAACATTTGCCGGAGACCGTTCTGTTCCAGGATATGTCTGATGTCAATCGAATGCTTAAAGCTTCTTCGCTAATCTATTTGAAGCCCATAAACGGAACAGGCGGACGTGGAATCCTGCGGATCGAACGCAACAGTAGCGAAGCCAATATGGTCCTGGTCCAGGGACGTGATCAGAAACGGCGTATCATTACCCCGCGTAAAGTCCATTTATCAAGGCTCGGTTCTCTGCTTCAGCATTGGAACATGAAAGATAAATATCTGGTTCAGGAAGGTATTCAGCTCCAGCTTCCCAATGGTCGTGTACACGATTATCGCATGCTCGTACAGAAAAATGGCGAGGGAGAATGGGAGCTGACCGGCTGTGCTGGGCGTATGGGAGCTGAGAAAAGTGTAACATCGAATCTGCATGGCGGCGGTCAGGCCGTTCCCATGAACCGATTGATGAAACAATGGATCACCGATGAGGAGCTGAGGGATGAGATTAATGCCACGGCCGAGAAACTCGGCATTTCAGTGGCCTCATTCCTGGAAGATACGTACGGTGATCTGTGTGAGCTTGCTCTGGACTTGGCGATTGACAAGGATGGCCGCATCTTCCTGCTTGAAGTGAATCCCAAACCGGCACGAGAGGTTTTTGCACGGATTGGTGAGCGGAATATCTATTACAAAGCAATTACTCAGCCACTGGAGTATGCTCTATGGGTGTACCGCAACCGGACAGCTAGTACGCCGAACAAGGTGAAAGTAACCAAACCGGTAACCGGTAAGTCCACCGCAGCCCGAAGGTCCAGGAAATCAAGATTAAAGTAG
- a CDS encoding YheC/YheD family protein: MSLHDDFKPVIAVLTMHDDHRGFRGNHQNFLDIIQTGENMGYQVYIVTVRDLNVNGPTVKGYTYNKGSGKWTSQSFPLPHVLYNRIPYREDERKPSVQRKIEECMQAGIELYNPFFFNKWDLFEWLKKSKSTQHLIPHTRRMRSATTLGTVLRAFPYLYLKPESGKAGKGIMMLKFQEKERLPFRLRIQSSRKSTTYKAASLAKLWSRIRRETGHTPYIMQQGIELASSRKRPFDLRVLVQKNGKGQWSVTGVGARLAGSRSITTHVPRGGSVEDPEKLLTELFGEETTTALMKKVRSTSLTIARQVERGSGHTLGEMSMDLGIDDLGEIWFFEANAKPMKFDEPQIRKKSLERIFQYSAYLARQSKR, from the coding sequence ATGAGCCTTCATGATGATTTCAAACCTGTCATTGCCGTGTTGACCATGCACGACGACCACCGGGGATTCAGGGGAAACCATCAAAATTTTCTGGACATTATACAGACAGGCGAAAACATGGGTTATCAGGTGTATATCGTAACGGTAAGAGATTTGAACGTGAACGGGCCTACGGTTAAGGGCTATACGTACAACAAAGGGAGCGGAAAGTGGACTTCACAGTCCTTCCCTCTCCCTCATGTGCTGTACAATCGCATTCCCTATCGGGAAGATGAGCGAAAGCCCTCCGTTCAGCGGAAAATTGAGGAATGCATGCAAGCGGGGATCGAGCTGTATAATCCGTTTTTCTTCAATAAATGGGATCTGTTCGAATGGCTGAAGAAGTCCAAATCCACCCAGCATCTGATCCCTCATACACGCCGGATGCGAAGTGCTACTACGCTGGGTACGGTGCTGCGGGCTTTTCCCTATCTCTATCTGAAGCCGGAGAGCGGAAAAGCGGGAAAAGGCATCATGATGCTGAAGTTTCAGGAAAAGGAACGTCTGCCGTTCCGGCTCCGAATACAAAGTTCCCGTAAGAGTACCACGTATAAGGCAGCATCACTTGCGAAGTTATGGTCTCGCATTCGCCGGGAAACCGGGCATACGCCTTATATCATGCAGCAAGGAATCGAGCTTGCCTCATCCCGCAAACGCCCCTTCGATCTGCGCGTTCTGGTACAGAAGAATGGCAAAGGACAGTGGAGTGTAACAGGGGTGGGTGCCAGACTGGCGGGTTCGCGAAGCATTACAACCCACGTTCCACGCGGAGGCAGCGTTGAAGATCCCGAGAAGCTCCTTACCGAACTGTTCGGGGAAGAAACAACAACTGCACTAATGAAAAAGGTCAGATCGACATCATTAACGATTGCCCGTCAGGTTGAACGAGGCTCTGGCCATACGCTTGGGGAGATGTCTATGGACCTTGGCATCGATGACCTTGGAGAAATCTGGTTCTTCGAAGCCAATGCGAAACCGATGAAATTTGATGAACCCCAGATTCGTAAAAAGTCATTGGAACGTATTTTCCAATATAGCGCATACCTGGCTCGCCAATCCAAACGATAA